The following coding sequences lie in one Microvirgula aerodenitrificans DSM 15089 genomic window:
- a CDS encoding CvpA family protein, with protein sequence MTTFDWILVGLIAASTLLALWRGVVHEVLSLASWIGAFWVARQYAADFEPMLPQSVPTADLRWLLAFAAVMVGVWIVLAIGRRLASRLVSGVGLGGLDRTLGGAFGLARGVLLSTVVVMLGGLTHMPSEPFWQNALLVTPFERLAVDLKPWLPADMADRINFQRDGNSGGETLPLPIRNSIKT encoded by the coding sequence ATGACCACATTTGACTGGATACTTGTCGGCCTGATTGCGGCGTCGACCCTGCTGGCGCTGTGGCGCGGCGTGGTGCATGAAGTCCTGTCGCTGGCCAGCTGGATCGGCGCTTTCTGGGTGGCCAGGCAGTATGCGGCCGACTTCGAACCGATGCTGCCGCAGTCGGTACCGACGGCCGACCTGCGCTGGCTGCTGGCGTTTGCCGCCGTGATGGTCGGTGTGTGGATCGTGCTGGCCATCGGCCGCCGGCTGGCCAGCCGGCTGGTATCCGGCGTCGGTCTGGGCGGGCTGGACCGCACACTTGGCGGCGCCTTCGGTCTGGCGCGCGGGGTGTTGCTGTCGACCGTGGTGGTCATGCTGGGTGGATTGACCCACATGCCGTCGGAGCCGTTCTGGCAGAATGCGCTGCTGGTGACGCCGTTCGAGCGGCTGGCCGTCGACCTGAAACCCTGGCTGCCGGCCGATATGGCCGACCGCATCAATTTCCAGCGTGATGGCAACAGTGGCGGCGAGACGCTGCCGCTGCCGATCCGCAACAGCATCAAAACCTGA
- the purF gene encoding amidophosphoribosyltransferase, whose protein sequence is MCGIIGVVSGSPVNQLLYDGLQVLQHRGQDAAGIVTANGNSFHMHKGSGMVRDVFRTRNMRSLLGQAGIGHVRYPTAGSASNLAEAQPFYVNSPYGIVLAHNGNLTNTAELKEAMFRQDLRHINTNSDSEVLLNVFAHELQKQIYGRELCEDAIFNAIIEVNKRVRGAYAVVALIAGFGLVAFRDPYGIRPLVMGRHDGPNGTEYLLASESVALDCLGFRLERDVLPGEAVVVRMDGARSTRMCAEYQPHTPCIFEYVYFARPDSIIDGASVYQTRLLMGEKLGDKIRRQMPDLDIDTVIPIPDTSMPIALQLAKHLDLPFRMGFIKNRYVGRTFIMPGQATRKKSVRQKLNAIGSEFAGKNVLLVDDSIVRGTTSREIVQMARDAGAKKVYFASAAPEVRYPNVYGIDMPTRAELLATGRTVEEIAREIGADGVIYQDLGALRDAVHEANNALNDFEMSCFDGRYVTGDITDEYLAEIEGARGESKPQREEALGGGADLNLNVAEQNLM, encoded by the coding sequence ATGTGTGGAATTATTGGCGTAGTCAGCGGTTCTCCCGTCAACCAGTTGCTGTATGACGGGCTGCAAGTCCTGCAACACCGGGGACAGGATGCCGCCGGCATCGTGACCGCGAACGGAAACAGCTTTCACATGCACAAGGGCAGCGGCATGGTGCGCGACGTGTTCCGCACCCGCAACATGCGGTCGCTGCTGGGGCAGGCCGGCATCGGCCACGTGCGCTACCCGACTGCCGGCTCCGCCAGCAATCTGGCCGAGGCGCAACCGTTCTACGTCAACTCGCCGTACGGCATCGTGCTGGCGCACAACGGCAACCTGACCAACACCGCCGAGCTGAAGGAGGCGATGTTCCGCCAGGACCTGCGCCACATCAACACCAACTCCGACTCGGAAGTCCTGCTGAACGTGTTCGCCCATGAGCTGCAGAAGCAGATCTACGGTCGCGAGCTGTGCGAGGACGCGATCTTCAACGCGATCATCGAGGTCAACAAGCGGGTGCGTGGCGCCTACGCCGTGGTGGCGCTGATCGCCGGCTTCGGCCTGGTCGCCTTCCGCGACCCGTACGGCATCCGCCCGCTGGTCATGGGTCGCCACGACGGTCCGAACGGCACCGAATACCTGCTGGCCAGCGAGTCGGTCGCCCTCGACTGTCTGGGCTTCCGGCTGGAACGCGACGTGCTGCCGGGTGAAGCGGTCGTGGTCCGCATGGACGGCGCGCGCTCGACGCGCATGTGCGCCGAGTACCAGCCGCATACGCCGTGCATCTTCGAGTACGTGTACTTCGCGCGCCCGGATTCGATCATCGACGGCGCCAGCGTCTACCAGACCCGCCTGCTGATGGGCGAGAAGCTGGGCGACAAGATCCGCCGCCAGATGCCGGACCTCGACATCGACACGGTGATCCCGATTCCGGACACGTCGATGCCGATCGCGCTGCAGCTGGCCAAGCACCTCGACCTGCCGTTCCGCATGGGCTTTATCAAGAACCGCTATGTCGGCCGCACCTTCATCATGCCGGGCCAGGCGACGCGGAAGAAATCCGTGCGCCAGAAGCTGAATGCCATCGGCAGCGAGTTTGCCGGCAAGAACGTGCTGCTGGTCGACGACTCGATCGTGCGCGGCACCACCAGCCGCGAGATCGTGCAGATGGCGCGCGATGCCGGGGCCAAGAAAGTCTATTTCGCCAGCGCCGCGCCGGAAGTCCGTTATCCGAACGTCTACGGCATCGACATGCCGACCCGGGCCGAACTGCTCGCAACCGGTCGCACGGTCGAGGAAATCGCCCGCGAAATCGGCGCCGACGGCGTGATCTACCAGGATCTTGGTGCGCTGCGCGATGCGGTGCATGAAGCCAACAACGCGCTGAACGACTTCGAGATGAGCTGCTTCGACGGCCGCTACGTGACTGGCGACATTACCGACGAATACCTGGCCGAAATCGAAGGCGCGCGCGGCGAGAGCAAGCCGCAGCGCGAAGAGGCACTGGGCGGCGGCGCCGACCTGAACCTGAACGTGGCCGAACAGAACCTGATGTAA
- a CDS encoding O-succinylhomoserine sulfhydrylase: protein MTTPLHPETLAIRAGRDVTEFNEHSLPLFLTSSFMTDSAEEARQLFAGEHDGFTYSRFTNPTVDAFQRRLAALEGGERCQATASGMAAIHAAIFTLLSSGDHIVASQSLFGASYNMLATLLPRFGIGVTFVSATDLGAWKQAIRPNTKLFFLETPSNPLTELTDIRAVADIAHDAGAILAVDNCFCSPALQRPLEHGADLVIHSATKFLDGQGRVLGGAVVGSNALVEPIYVYVRSTGPTLSAFNAWLLLGGMETLFVRMERQCASAQKLAEWLQNQPSVRRVHYPGLSSHPQYELARRQQSAPGAIVSFDVEGGREAAWKIIDSTQLISRTGNLGDVKTTITHPATTTHGRLSQETRDAAGVGEGLLRLSVGLEHPDDLIADLARGLEG, encoded by the coding sequence ATGACGACCCCGCTGCACCCCGAAACGCTGGCCATCCGTGCCGGCCGCGACGTGACCGAATTCAACGAGCACAGCCTGCCGCTGTTCCTGACTTCCAGCTTCATGACCGACAGCGCGGAAGAGGCCCGGCAGCTGTTTGCCGGCGAGCATGACGGCTTTACCTATTCCCGCTTTACCAACCCGACCGTCGATGCGTTCCAGCGCCGGCTGGCGGCGCTGGAAGGCGGCGAGCGCTGCCAGGCGACCGCCAGCGGCATGGCCGCCATCCACGCGGCCATTTTCACCCTGCTGTCGTCCGGTGATCACATTGTGGCGTCGCAAAGCCTGTTCGGCGCCTCGTACAACATGCTGGCGACACTGCTGCCGCGTTTCGGCATCGGGGTCACCTTTGTTTCCGCGACCGATCTCGGCGCCTGGAAGCAGGCCATCCGCCCGAACACGAAGCTGTTCTTCCTGGAAACGCCGTCGAACCCGCTGACCGAACTGACCGACATCCGCGCCGTGGCCGACATCGCCCATGATGCCGGTGCCATTCTCGCGGTCGACAACTGCTTCTGCTCGCCGGCGCTGCAGCGTCCGCTGGAACACGGCGCCGACCTGGTCATCCACTCGGCGACCAAGTTCCTCGATGGCCAGGGGCGCGTGCTCGGCGGTGCGGTGGTCGGCAGCAATGCGCTGGTCGAACCGATCTACGTCTATGTGCGCTCGACCGGGCCGACCCTGTCGGCATTCAACGCCTGGCTGCTGCTCGGCGGCATGGAAACCCTGTTCGTGCGCATGGAACGCCAGTGCGCCAGTGCGCAGAAACTGGCCGAGTGGCTGCAGAACCAGCCGTCGGTGCGCCGTGTCCACTATCCGGGCCTGAGCAGCCACCCGCAGTACGAACTGGCCCGCCGCCAGCAGAGCGCGCCTGGCGCGATCGTGTCCTTCGACGTCGAAGGCGGCCGTGAAGCCGCCTGGAAGATCATTGACAGTACGCAGCTGATTTCGCGCACCGGCAACCTCGGTGACGTCAAGACCACCATCACCCACCCGGCGACCACCACCCACGGCCGCCTGTCGCAGGAAACCCGGGATGCGGCCGGCGTCGGCGAGGGGCTGCTGAGGCTGTCGGTCGGCCTTGAGCATCCGGATGACCTGATCGCCGACCTGGCCCGCGGGCTTGAGGGCTGA